The following proteins are co-located in the Heliorestis convoluta genome:
- the rsmB gene encoding 16S rRNA (cytosine(967)-C(5))-methyltransferase RsmB — protein MKESARQWAYQVLAAVEERQAYANLQLSHVLNKSNLARMDRAFVTELVLGVLRRQNALDFAINCFLDRPGKLPKEIRRLLRLGFYQVLFLDRVPDAVASNETVEQAKGLAKGKFVSLVNGVLRQLVRKREIPWPSWDKNPIDYLVVVESHPQWLVERWVKQYGLEKARAICEWNNKPATVTLRTNLLRRDRKRLLEDFAKEDVEANASPFSPQGITLKGSSAITALPGFLEGLFTVQDESSMVIAPIVAPQEGEIIVDACAAPGGKTTHLAELSNDKAIIHAWDIHPHKMGLIRQNCERLGVKSVKIKAIDAQKPPEELIGKVDRILVDAPCSGLGVLRRKPELRYRLTEKDIDSLRNLQSKILDGLAPLLKPGGTLVYSTCTIEPEENFQQVKDFLQRHQEFERDELMPYLPPLEFSEEEKRQIEKGFWQILPYRYHSDGFFVARLRRK, from the coding sequence ATGAAAGAATCTGCTCGACAATGGGCCTACCAGGTGCTTGCGGCTGTAGAAGAAAGACAGGCTTATGCCAATTTGCAATTGTCTCATGTATTAAACAAAAGCAATCTGGCCAGGATGGATCGAGCCTTTGTTACAGAGCTTGTTCTCGGCGTATTGCGACGACAAAATGCCTTAGACTTTGCGATCAATTGCTTTTTAGACAGGCCTGGCAAATTGCCTAAAGAAATTCGTCGTCTCCTTCGACTTGGTTTTTACCAAGTTCTTTTTCTCGATCGCGTTCCCGATGCTGTGGCCAGCAATGAAACGGTAGAGCAAGCCAAAGGACTGGCCAAAGGAAAGTTTGTCTCTCTTGTCAATGGTGTTTTACGGCAACTGGTCAGAAAAAGAGAAATTCCCTGGCCTAGCTGGGATAAAAACCCCATCGACTATCTTGTTGTGGTTGAATCCCATCCTCAATGGCTTGTAGAACGATGGGTCAAACAATATGGCCTCGAAAAGGCAAGAGCTATCTGTGAATGGAATAATAAGCCTGCGACGGTAACGCTACGAACCAATCTATTGCGTAGGGACCGGAAAAGACTCTTAGAGGACTTTGCAAAAGAGGATGTAGAAGCCAACGCTTCTCCCTTTTCTCCCCAAGGCATTACACTAAAGGGCTCTTCGGCCATTACAGCTTTGCCTGGTTTTTTAGAAGGTCTATTTACAGTACAAGACGAAAGCTCCATGGTTATAGCGCCGATTGTGGCGCCCCAAGAAGGTGAAATTATTGTTGATGCTTGTGCAGCACCCGGTGGCAAAACGACACACTTGGCCGAGTTATCAAATGATAAAGCTATCATACATGCTTGGGATATTCATCCTCACAAAATGGGCCTGATTCGTCAGAATTGCGAACGTCTGGGTGTAAAGAGCGTCAAAATAAAAGCCATCGATGCTCAGAAACCACCGGAGGAATTAATAGGCAAAGTGGATCGAATCCTGGTCGATGCACCTTGTAGCGGTTTGGGCGTTTTAAGAAGAAAGCCAGAATTACGTTATCGTCTTACAGAGAAAGATATCGATTCCTTGCGTAACCTGCAATCCAAAATATTAGATGGTCTGGCACCTCTTCTTAAGCCGGGTGGAACCCTTGTCTATTCCACTTGTACCATCGAACCGGAAGAAAATTTTCAACAGGTCAAAGATTTTTTGCAACGACATCAAGAGTTTGAAAGAGACGAATTGATGCCCTATCTGCCGCCTTTGGAATTTTCAGAAGAAGAAAAGCGTCAAATTGAGAAAGGCTTCTGGCAGATATTGCCTTATCGATACCATTCTGATGGCTTTTTTGTAGCTCGTCTAAGGAGGAAGTAG
- the rlmN gene encoding 23S rRNA (adenine(2503)-C(2))-methyltransferase RlmN: protein MVSSMPPLRGLLPEEIGSYIQQWGHKPYRGKQIFTWIQSQAVQRADEMTDLPKGLRQEIEERKLLQPLRRKAKQISRDGTEKYLWELGDGECIETVCMPYERRQSRQRVTLCLSTQVGCPLGCKFCATGQQGFTRNLTAAEILGQVLDITYEKRLEKQDFKVTNIVFMGMGEPMLNYDEVKKAIALLTHPQGQAIGQRRITVSTAGVVPGIERFAEEGWEVNLALSLHTIDPALRSTWMPVNDRYPLKEVLEACKRYWEKTRRRLSVEYALIAGVNDSLEDAQKLAKTFHQWPVHLNIIPVNPVQSSGALRPAKESLQKFTQELQRRGLEAVVREERGTDIDAACGQLRSQKQNKKEG from the coding sequence ATGGTCTCATCGATGCCCCCTTTGCGAGGGTTGCTACCGGAAGAAATTGGCTCTTATATACAACAATGGGGTCATAAGCCCTATCGCGGCAAACAAATCTTTACTTGGATCCAATCGCAAGCTGTCCAGAGGGCCGATGAAATGACCGATCTGCCCAAAGGGTTACGACAAGAGATAGAAGAAAGAAAGTTGCTGCAGCCTCTGCGGAGGAAAGCAAAGCAGATCTCGCGAGATGGTACAGAAAAATATCTATGGGAACTTGGAGACGGTGAATGCATCGAAACAGTGTGCATGCCCTATGAGCGACGACAAAGTCGTCAAAGGGTTACGCTTTGCCTTTCAACACAGGTTGGTTGCCCTTTAGGCTGTAAATTTTGTGCAACGGGTCAACAAGGATTTACTCGCAACCTGACAGCAGCAGAAATTCTAGGGCAGGTCTTAGATATTACCTACGAAAAGCGTCTGGAAAAGCAGGACTTTAAGGTAACCAATATTGTCTTTATGGGCATGGGAGAACCAATGCTCAACTATGATGAAGTGAAAAAAGCCATTGCCCTCCTTACCCATCCCCAAGGACAAGCCATTGGTCAACGCCGCATCACTGTGTCTACAGCAGGTGTTGTCCCGGGGATAGAGCGATTTGCTGAAGAAGGATGGGAAGTTAACTTGGCTCTTTCACTTCATACCATCGATCCAGCTTTACGCAGCACTTGGATGCCTGTCAATGACCGCTATCCTTTAAAGGAAGTTCTAGAAGCTTGTAAAAGATACTGGGAGAAAACAAGACGACGTCTATCTGTCGAATATGCTCTCATTGCAGGTGTCAACGATAGCCTCGAAGATGCTCAAAAATTGGCAAAAACCTTTCATCAATGGCCTGTTCATCTCAACATTATTCCTGTTAACCCCGTGCAATCGAGCGGTGCCCTCCGACCGGCCAAAGAATCATTACAAAAATTCACGCAGGAATTACAACGACGGGGCCTTGAAGCAGTCGTTAGGGAAGAACGAGGTACCGATATTGATGCTGCTTGCGGCCAACTACGCAGTCAAAAGCAAAATAAGAAGGAGGGATGA
- a CDS encoding Stp1/IreP family PP2C-type Ser/Thr phosphatase, translated as MKCPVQSIVRTDVGRVRKTNEDSYLIDCDDGLFVVADGMGGHEAGEVASALAVKAIASYWQEEREKAKGIHELEIACQKANYQIYQESQKNPKLSGMGTTVTALFVSQGSLMIAHVGDSRAYKMSLGKLHQLTLDHSFVEEMVRQGKITKEEAQAHPQRNVITRALGTHAEVKVDLIEEKWAYEDLVLLCTDGLTNLVTEQEIEEVFKIMVQPFQRDVLEKSADRLMELVLERGGHDNVTFLILWHEDQEGWSQ; from the coding sequence ATGAAATGTCCCGTACAATCGATCGTCCGAACGGATGTAGGGCGCGTTCGAAAGACTAACGAAGATAGTTATCTCATTGATTGTGACGATGGACTTTTCGTCGTTGCCGATGGGATGGGCGGTCATGAAGCCGGTGAGGTAGCCAGTGCGCTGGCTGTTAAAGCAATTGCCTCATACTGGCAAGAAGAAAGAGAAAAGGCAAAAGGGATTCACGAATTGGAAATAGCTTGTCAAAAAGCGAATTATCAAATCTATCAAGAGTCTCAAAAAAATCCAAAGCTATCAGGAATGGGTACAACAGTAACAGCACTTTTTGTATCTCAAGGATCGCTTATGATTGCCCATGTCGGTGACAGTCGAGCTTACAAAATGAGTCTGGGAAAGCTGCATCAGTTGACACTGGATCACTCCTTTGTAGAAGAAATGGTTCGCCAAGGTAAGATTACGAAAGAAGAAGCCCAAGCCCATCCCCAAAGAAATGTCATTACCAGAGCCTTAGGGACCCATGCAGAAGTGAAAGTTGATCTGATAGAAGAAAAATGGGCTTATGAAGATCTCGTTCTTTTATGTACAGATGGACTTACGAATCTCGTTACAGAACAGGAAATTGAAGAAGTTTTTAAAATCATGGTTCAACCTTTTCAAAGAGATGTCTTAGAAAAAAGTGCCGATCGACTGATGGAGCTTGTACTAGAACGAGGCGGCCACGACAACGTCACCTTTCTAATCCTTTGGCATGAGGATCAGGAAGGATGGTCGCAATGA
- the pknB gene encoding Stk1 family PASTA domain-containing Ser/Thr kinase codes for MKGRLFGNRYEIVEYLGGGGMAQVYKSWDRLLERAVTIKFLREGLTNDEEFVRRFRREAQAIASLSHPNIVNVYDVGREGETDYIVMEYIDGPTLKEVIRRRGPLPPVEAVNLARQICDALEHAHENKIIHRDIKPHNILLTNSGRVKVTDFGIARSTTQNTMTMDRTIVGSVHYLSPEQARGLPVDEKSDIYSLGVVLYELLTGRVPFQGETPIAVALQQIQEQPQALSEIQEEVPQALEEIVLRALEKSAERRYNNARALREDLEHVFTGTIVGRLPLDDDSPTMRLDLPIPLEKDRVSESNKTPQTEQKAKKVQEESSSPVNWKVLLSSLLLLALIAFASSFAWQRYMNVPEVMLPRVVGMHYREAIEAIQKEGLQVQVEAVHHREVARDLVISQDPEGNRMVKQTREVRLTVSQGPKLHPVPPVTGMTEREAILRLQEADFAYEITEEYSERGAVGTVLSQRPAANTEQPAGTVIELRISKGPQRQGLMPALIGLSAEEAKTLLKPLEVQIEQQEEKSDRHDAGTVLSQDPSANSRVDKGATVRITISTMAEVQIQEQEQKKVTPITLLIPEESSEAPVRILLIQGEQTKEVYAGTHKGGDTVSQQVEYTGQATIQGFINGEKVLERKVE; via the coding sequence ATGAAAGGGCGCTTATTTGGAAACCGCTACGAAATCGTAGAATATCTTGGTGGCGGTGGCATGGCCCAAGTCTATAAATCCTGGGATCGACTTCTAGAAAGAGCTGTTACCATTAAGTTCTTACGAGAAGGCTTAACGAATGACGAAGAATTCGTTCGTCGTTTTCGAAGGGAAGCACAAGCCATTGCTTCTTTATCCCACCCCAACATTGTAAACGTCTATGATGTGGGAAGAGAAGGCGAGACAGATTACATAGTGATGGAATATATCGACGGACCGACTTTGAAAGAAGTGATTCGTCGTCGGGGGCCCTTGCCTCCCGTAGAAGCTGTGAACCTGGCACGCCAAATATGTGATGCTTTAGAACATGCCCATGAGAACAAGATCATTCATCGAGATATTAAACCGCACAATATTTTACTAACCAATTCAGGCCGAGTGAAAGTAACAGACTTTGGCATCGCCCGCTCTACCACACAAAATACCATGACCATGGATCGAACCATTGTAGGTTCTGTTCACTATCTTTCGCCCGAACAAGCCCGTGGACTTCCTGTGGATGAAAAATCAGATATCTACTCTCTCGGCGTTGTCTTATACGAATTGCTTACCGGTCGAGTCCCCTTTCAAGGTGAGACGCCCATTGCTGTTGCTTTGCAACAAATTCAAGAACAACCACAGGCCCTATCAGAGATTCAAGAAGAAGTTCCCCAGGCATTAGAAGAAATTGTACTTCGTGCTTTAGAAAAAAGTGCAGAGCGCCGGTACAACAATGCCAGAGCATTGCGAGAAGACTTGGAGCATGTTTTTACTGGCACTATAGTAGGACGACTGCCTCTTGACGATGATAGCCCTACCATGCGATTGGATCTTCCAATTCCACTAGAAAAAGATCGAGTCAGTGAGAGCAATAAAACGCCTCAGACAGAGCAAAAAGCCAAAAAAGTTCAAGAAGAGTCTTCTTCCCCCGTGAACTGGAAAGTGCTCCTTTCTTCTTTGCTACTCCTTGCTCTCATTGCTTTCGCCAGTTCTTTTGCCTGGCAGCGCTATATGAATGTACCAGAGGTTATGTTACCTCGCGTCGTAGGCATGCACTATAGGGAAGCCATTGAGGCCATACAAAAAGAAGGGCTACAAGTACAAGTAGAGGCAGTTCATCATCGTGAAGTTGCTCGAGATCTCGTCATTAGCCAAGATCCTGAAGGCAATCGTATGGTCAAGCAAACAAGAGAAGTGCGCCTAACCGTTAGCCAGGGACCCAAGCTACATCCCGTTCCTCCTGTGACAGGCATGACAGAGCGTGAAGCAATTCTTCGATTGCAAGAAGCAGATTTTGCTTATGAAATTACAGAGGAGTATAGCGAGCGGGGTGCTGTTGGCACTGTCTTATCACAAAGACCGGCCGCCAATACAGAGCAACCTGCAGGCACGGTCATTGAGCTGAGAATAAGCAAAGGACCACAAAGACAGGGTCTTATGCCAGCACTGATTGGTTTATCTGCAGAAGAAGCCAAAACGCTGTTAAAACCTCTTGAAGTTCAGATCGAGCAACAAGAAGAAAAAAGCGATCGTCATGATGCAGGCACTGTATTATCACAAGATCCTTCCGCAAACAGTAGAGTTGATAAAGGTGCTACGGTAAGGATTACAATTAGTACGATGGCTGAAGTTCAGATACAAGAGCAAGAACAGAAAAAAGTAACACCTATCACTTTGTTAATTCCCGAAGAATCTTCTGAAGCGCCTGTACGGATTCTGCTGATCCAAGGAGAACAAACAAAAGAAGTATACGCAGGGACACACAAAGGCGGAGATACAGTCAGCCAACAGGTAGAATATACAGGTCAAGCAACGATTCAAGGCTTTATTAACGGTGAAAAAGTATTAGAGCGAAAAGTAGAATAG
- the rsgA gene encoding ribosome small subunit-dependent GTPase A produces MNSKGKEGTIIKGYSGFYYVLAEETLFTCSLRGKFRQKEKGQTFLPGDRVIISSFDDQKGAIEEVLPRKNELLRPTIANVDQALLVFSLTSPNPDFTLIDRLLLFTYLEQIEPVLIWTKGDLATEEGITKAQERFIPTKVKQIVVSTKTMEGIDGVKAILKEKITVLAGPSGVGKSTLLNAIEPGLALKTGEVSKKTGRGKHTTRHVELLRLSFGALVADTPGFSTLQVPDIKGTDLAQLFPDMAEYAGRCRFTSCLHRTEPDCAVREALEQALIHPRRYENYLLILEEVMEKDRRKGKGRKE; encoded by the coding sequence GTGAATTCAAAAGGAAAAGAAGGTACGATCATTAAAGGCTATTCTGGCTTTTATTACGTCTTAGCAGAAGAGACCCTGTTTACTTGCTCTTTACGTGGTAAGTTTCGGCAAAAAGAGAAGGGACAAACTTTTTTACCAGGCGATCGGGTTATAATAAGCTCTTTTGATGATCAAAAAGGCGCTATTGAGGAAGTTCTTCCAAGAAAAAATGAACTATTACGACCGACGATTGCCAATGTAGATCAAGCTTTGCTTGTCTTTTCGCTCACTTCACCCAATCCAGACTTTACCTTGATCGATCGCTTGCTTCTTTTCACGTACCTAGAACAGATTGAGCCAGTACTTATCTGGACCAAAGGCGATCTGGCCACTGAAGAAGGTATCACAAAAGCACAAGAGCGCTTTATTCCTACAAAAGTAAAGCAAATCGTCGTTTCAACGAAAACAATGGAAGGCATTGATGGGGTAAAAGCAATCTTAAAAGAAAAGATTACCGTTCTAGCAGGCCCTTCCGGTGTAGGAAAATCTACCTTACTCAATGCCATAGAGCCCGGTTTGGCCTTAAAGACAGGTGAAGTGAGCAAAAAGACAGGTCGTGGCAAGCATACAACGCGACATGTGGAATTATTGCGACTCTCTTTCGGCGCCTTGGTAGCTGATACGCCAGGCTTTTCTACTTTGCAAGTGCCAGATATCAAGGGAACTGATCTGGCACAGCTTTTTCCTGACATGGCCGAATATGCAGGACGATGTCGCTTTACAAGTTGTCTACACCGTACAGAGCCAGACTGTGCCGTGCGAGAAGCGCTTGAACAAGCCTTGATTCATCCTAGAAGATATGAGAATTACCTTTTGATTCTAGAAGAAGTTATGGAAAAAGATCGCCGCAAAGGGAAAGGAAGAAAAGAATGA
- the rpe gene encoding ribulose-phosphate 3-epimerase — protein MSIKIAPSILSADFSQLGQQVAEVEKGGAEYLHIDVMDGHFVPNITIGSLVVASLRPKSKMFFDVHLMIESPDLYISDFVQAGADLITVHQEATKHLHRTISFIKEKGVKAGVSINPATPWQSLEYVLPMVDLVLVMSVNPGFGGQQFISSSLSKIKALAQYRKEHQLDFEIQVDGGINRTNAPLVVQAGADVLVAGSAIFGAKDIQQEVVALRKQGEAGQTE, from the coding sequence ATGAGCATTAAAATTGCACCATCCATATTATCAGCAGACTTTTCTCAACTCGGTCAACAAGTGGCAGAAGTAGAAAAAGGTGGTGCCGAATATCTTCATATTGATGTGATGGACGGGCACTTTGTACCCAATATAACGATTGGTTCTCTTGTGGTCGCTTCTTTACGGCCGAAAAGCAAAATGTTTTTTGATGTTCATCTTATGATTGAGTCTCCAGATCTTTATATCTCTGACTTTGTTCAAGCAGGCGCCGATCTGATTACGGTGCATCAGGAAGCAACCAAACATTTACATCGAACCATTTCTTTTATTAAAGAAAAAGGTGTAAAAGCCGGAGTGTCTATTAATCCAGCAACGCCTTGGCAAAGTCTAGAGTATGTATTGCCGATGGTCGATCTGGTTCTTGTTATGTCTGTCAATCCCGGTTTTGGCGGTCAACAATTTATCTCTTCTTCTTTATCAAAGATTAAGGCCTTGGCCCAATATCGGAAAGAGCACCAATTGGACTTTGAGATACAAGTTGACGGTGGCATCAACCGAACCAATGCGCCTCTTGTCGTGCAAGCTGGTGCTGATGTACTCGTAGCAGGATCCGCCATTTTTGGTGCTAAAGATATTCAGCAAGAAGTTGTTGCTTTACGGAAACAAGGAGAAGCAGGACAAACGGAATAG
- the ribD gene encoding bifunctional diaminohydroxyphosphoribosylaminopyrimidine deaminase/5-amino-6-(5-phosphoribosylamino)uracil reductase RibD, whose product MKEQKFMERALQLALKAKGNTSPNPLVGAVLVKEGTIIGEGYHRKAGTAHAEVVALQEAGQEAVDATLYVTLEPCSHFGRTAPCTDAIIAAGVKSVSMAMLDPNPQVAGKGLDKLKQQGIDVHVGLMAQEAARINQPFLTWITAKRPQVLAKWAMTLDGKIATVQGDSKWISSPASRQQVHQWRQERDAILVGIGTVLADDPELTTRIADFDLTFPRQEQKHPLRVILDSQARTPLQARLLHGPGKTLIAVTDKAPVERIKALEEKGAEVWICPFDEAGKIDVAYLLQRLGRAGITSLLVEGGAAVHGAFFQAKMVDQLAVFIAPKIVGGAQAPSPVGGMGLEQMAQAWQLSQWQGRRSGEDWLLEGTLQEVGPCLPESLKS is encoded by the coding sequence ATGAAGGAACAAAAATTTATGGAAAGAGCCCTTCAGTTGGCTCTGAAAGCAAAAGGCAACACAAGCCCCAATCCACTTGTCGGTGCCGTTCTTGTCAAAGAAGGTACTATCATTGGTGAAGGCTATCATCGAAAAGCAGGAACAGCCCATGCAGAGGTAGTGGCTCTCCAAGAAGCAGGTCAAGAGGCGGTAGATGCTACCCTTTACGTTACTTTAGAGCCTTGTAGTCACTTTGGGCGAACGGCGCCTTGTACAGACGCCATTATTGCAGCCGGTGTCAAAAGTGTCAGCATGGCCATGTTAGATCCCAATCCGCAAGTGGCTGGGAAAGGCTTGGACAAGCTAAAGCAACAAGGCATTGATGTGCATGTTGGGTTGATGGCCCAAGAAGCAGCTCGAATCAATCAACCTTTTCTTACCTGGATCACTGCGAAGCGCCCACAAGTGCTAGCCAAATGGGCGATGACTTTAGATGGCAAAATCGCAACTGTTCAGGGTGATAGTAAATGGATCTCTTCGCCGGCAAGTCGACAGCAGGTGCACCAGTGGCGGCAAGAAAGAGATGCCATTCTTGTAGGCATAGGTACGGTTCTTGCCGACGATCCAGAGCTAACAACGCGTATCGCAGATTTTGATCTGACTTTTCCGCGGCAAGAGCAGAAACATCCACTACGAGTTATTTTAGACAGCCAGGCTCGCACCCCTTTACAAGCTAGGCTTTTACATGGACCAGGGAAAACCCTGATTGCTGTTACAGACAAGGCGCCTGTGGAAAGAATAAAAGCTTTAGAAGAAAAAGGTGCTGAAGTATGGATCTGCCCTTTTGATGAAGCTGGCAAAATCGACGTAGCCTATCTGCTACAGCGACTCGGTAGAGCAGGCATTACCTCTCTCCTTGTTGAAGGGGGCGCAGCGGTACATGGCGCTTTTTTTCAAGCCAAAATGGTCGATCAACTGGCTGTTTTTATTGCGCCGAAAATCGTGGGCGGTGCCCAGGCACCTTCACCTGTGGGCGGTATGGGCCTTGAGCAAATGGCCCAGGCCTGGCAATTGTCACAGTGGCAAGGCCGACGGTCCGGTGAAGACTGGCTACTTGAAGGAACGCTACAGGAGGTGGGCCCTTGTTTACCGGAATCGTTGAAGAGCTAG